A genomic stretch from Cydia amplana chromosome 1, ilCydAmpl1.1, whole genome shotgun sequence includes:
- the LOC134650766 gene encoding putative serine protease K12H4.7: protein MQYLHVIILLCFTLAVTAMFTNNGLKQIKLRLTEGKTKLDLRNVKEKRIEQPLDQYDPHENRTLQMRYFENFENWKQNGPVYVYIGGEGEENGELIASDNRSLIVQLAKDTNGAMLATEHRYYGKSLPNITKDDKIKYFKYLSSKQALADIAMLIMKLKSDPKFASSPVVVVGGSYAGNLAAWMRLLYADVVDAAVASSAPVLAKKDFHEYLDTVRYTFAKYGTKNCLQNIEKVFKRIEDLLKSSAGIETLKKDLNICPKNDLTKLENQQCLFDKLYGKLKFTAQYGQVSNVKHVCGDYEPTKKLTLDLELSLNNDTLEDDNCVNVDDCWNIVDQDDIAWTYQFCTEFGYLQTTSSEKQPFVHWGPLEYWFKNCKGLVEGDIEKRIDEGVAKTNKMYGGLSPKVSKVVFPHGDMDPWHSLGVLQDLGPDAPVVMVNGTAHGDILFVRAGEPAEMKEKRKYVKELIKKWISNQ, encoded by the coding sequence ATGCAATACCTACATGTAATCATTTTACTTTGCTTCACCTTAGCTGTAACTGCCATGTTTACAAACAATGGCTTGAAACAAATAAAGCTAAGACTGACCGAAGGCAAAACTAAGCTCGATTTGAGAAATGTTAAAGAAAAAAGGATCGAGCAGCCACTAGATCAATATGATCCACATGAAAATAGAACATTGCAAATGAGATACTTCGAGAATTTCGAGAATTGGAAACAAAATGGACCTGTGTACGTGTATATTGGCGGAGAAGGGGAGGAGAATGGAGAACTTATAGCGAGCGATAACAGATCGTTAATAGTTCAACTAGCCAAGGACACGAATGGTGCTATGTTAGCTACGGAACACAGGTATTATGGAAAGAGTTTGCCCAACATTACTAAGgacgataaaattaaatattttaaatatctaagctcCAAACAAGCACTAGCAGACATCGCAATGTTGATAATGAAGTTGAAATCGGATCCTAAGTTCGCGAGCTCACCAGTGGTGGTGGTCGGCGGGTCATACGCAGGCAACCTGGCGGCCTGGATGCGTCTGCTGTACGCCGATGTGGTGGACGCAGCGGTAGCCAGCAGCGCCCCTGTCCTTGCCAAGAAGGACTTCCATGAGTATTTAGATACTGTTCGATATACTTTTGCTAAATacggaactaaaaactgtctaCAAAATATCGAGAAGGTATTTAAAAGAATCGAAGATTTATTGAAAAGCAGTGCTGGAATTGAAACGTTAAAAAAAGACTTAAATATTTGCCCAAAAAATGATCTGACTAAGTTAGAAAATCAGCAATGCCTATTTGATAAATTATATGGTAAACTCAAATTCACCGCGCAGTATGGCCAGGTGTCCAATGTCAAACATGTTTGCGGTGATTATGAACCTACTAAAAAGTTGACACTTGATCTAGAACTCTCTTTAAATAACGATACGTTAGAAGACGACAATTGTGTAAATGTTGATGATTGTTGGAACATTGTAGACCAGGATGACATAGCATGGACATATCAATTTTGCACCGAGTTTGGTTACTTACAAACAACATCATCTGAAAAGCAGCCCTTCGTTCACTGGGGGCCTTTGGAGTATTGGTTCAAAAACTGCAAAGGTTTAGTGGAAGGGGACATCGAAAAGAGAATTGACGAGGGCGTGGCGAAGACCAATAAAATGTATGGGGGGCTGAGTCCTAAGGTGAGCAAAGTGGTGTTCCCACACGGGGACATGGACCCGTGGCACTCACTCGGGGTGCTACAGGACCTAGGACCCGACGCGCCGGTGGTCATGGTCAACGGTACTGCACATGGTGACATACTATTTGTTAGAGCCGGGGAACCAGCAGAAATGAAGGAAAAAAGAAAATACGTAAAGGAACTGATTAAgaaatggatttcaaatcagtaa